A window of the Virgibacillus pantothenticus genome harbors these coding sequences:
- a CDS encoding BglG family transcription antiterminator, whose product MGGDKTRIIKHLILKDNVQIQELMIEFQLTKLEVRETINKINNSFSKDVIISSDQAVYMTEAAKMLCYKKIFREKGKLFSHHEFETRYNLIIIVLAVEKKYLSLLELADICLVSKNTILNDMKLIKQDLEQKEIDVDYSRKHGYVMKGSEFAIRNLLVTAVKDVLCSLAGRILLEEKNLVDSSKIFRLRKRLERVESRIGITLTDEQLDELPYIIHFVIKRAKKLDTKWSFKIEKYDIKNTVEFPEIRQMFWDYDFLTQSDLLYLSLQVLASNMVESALAITDGDEVSEATDKFIDNIEANLAMHMHRRNELKNKVLLHMRPAIYRSLLGFQINNPLTREFLDQYHEIYCVVKKSVKPFQDIIHRELSKEEIVYLCMIVLSWIYEAEETETIFKAVVLCQSGTSISKLLLVTLQAMFPEIDFIGAYSVRQFEQDGEEVDFIFTTVPINDKRATFIVPPILDSQTRIDLRNRVQGEMRNNSDPLVRSLMKVIQPYIPSQYIDVVSRKVCCMLAKQHASEVQTDNGSDQFKFSIDHISILKESIDWEELVDISMFPLFRRNSITQHYINKTKNVFYSNYDRMLIAENVYLPHVAAKFGVKKMDFQIVVLKKPAFTPNGEEVKIVVALAPSVENDHVPTLIKLNNLFMDKNVMYQMMKEENIFTIQSILNRLGGAEDEFCKFVSEGIN is encoded by the coding sequence ATGGGAGGCGATAAAACAAGAATCATAAAACATCTGATACTAAAAGATAATGTCCAAATTCAAGAGTTAATGATTGAGTTTCAATTAACCAAGCTTGAGGTCAGAGAAACGATTAACAAGATTAACAATTCCTTTAGTAAGGATGTTATTATTTCGAGTGATCAAGCAGTTTACATGACGGAAGCGGCTAAGATGCTTTGCTATAAGAAAATTTTTCGAGAAAAAGGAAAATTATTTAGTCATCATGAATTTGAGACTCGATACAATTTAATCATTATTGTATTGGCTGTAGAGAAAAAATATTTATCCTTATTAGAATTAGCAGATATATGTTTAGTTAGTAAAAACACGATACTAAATGATATGAAATTAATTAAGCAGGATTTAGAGCAAAAAGAGATTGATGTAGACTATTCTCGAAAACATGGATATGTTATGAAAGGTTCAGAGTTTGCCATACGGAATTTGCTGGTAACAGCAGTAAAAGATGTACTTTGTTCTTTAGCAGGAAGAATATTGTTAGAAGAGAAAAACCTGGTAGACAGTTCAAAAATATTCCGATTACGAAAAAGACTGGAAAGAGTAGAAAGCAGGATCGGTATAACATTAACCGATGAACAATTAGATGAACTACCGTATATTATCCATTTTGTTATAAAGCGAGCGAAGAAGCTAGATACGAAGTGGTCTTTTAAAATAGAAAAATATGATATTAAAAATACGGTCGAGTTTCCTGAAATTCGGCAAATGTTTTGGGATTATGATTTTTTAACGCAAAGTGATTTGCTCTATTTATCCTTACAAGTTCTAGCTTCTAATATGGTAGAGTCAGCACTTGCTATTACAGATGGTGATGAAGTATCAGAAGCTACGGATAAATTTATTGATAATATTGAAGCAAATTTAGCGATGCATATGCATCGAAGAAATGAATTAAAGAATAAAGTGCTGCTTCATATGAGACCTGCCATCTACCGAAGTTTACTCGGTTTTCAAATCAATAATCCATTGACACGAGAATTTTTGGATCAATATCATGAAATTTACTGTGTGGTCAAAAAATCGGTTAAGCCCTTTCAGGATATTATTCACAGAGAGCTGTCTAAAGAAGAAATTGTTTATCTGTGTATGATCGTTTTAAGTTGGATTTATGAAGCAGAGGAAACGGAAACTATATTCAAAGCAGTAGTGCTATGCCAAAGTGGAACATCTATTTCTAAATTATTATTAGTTACATTGCAAGCTATGTTTCCAGAAATAGACTTTATTGGTGCATATTCAGTAAGACAGTTTGAGCAAGATGGGGAAGAAGTTGATTTTATCTTCACAACAGTTCCAATCAACGATAAAAGAGCAACGTTTATTGTTCCGCCAATATTGGATAGCCAAACTCGGATAGATTTAAGAAATCGAGTTCAAGGTGAGATGAGAAACAACAGCGATCCGTTAGTACGATCACTTATGAAGGTCATTCAGCCATATATTCCAAGTCAATACATCGATGTTGTTTCAAGGAAAGTATGTTGTATGTTAGCAAAGCAACATGCTTCAGAAGTACAAACAGATAATGGATCAGACCAATTTAAATTTTCCATTGATCATATAAGTATCCTAAAAGAAAGCATCGATTGGGAAGAACTCGTTGATATTTCAATGTTTCCTCTTTTTAGAAGAAACAGTATTACACAACATTATATAAATAAAACAAAGAACGTTTTTTATAGCAATTATGATCGAATGTTGATTGCTGAAAATGTTTATTTGCCTCATGTGGCTGCTAAGTTTGGGGTAAAGAAAATGGATTTTCAAATCGTCGTTTTAAAGAAACCAGCTTTTACACCTAATGGGGAAGAAGTAAAGATTGTTGTAGCCTTAGCTCCTTCTGTTGAAAATGATCATGTACCAACTTTAATTAAACTAAATAATCTGTTTATGGATAAAAACGTCATGTATCAAATGATGAAGGAAGAAAATATATTCACCATCCAGAGCATTCTTAACAGGCTAGGAGGAGCAGAAGATGAATTTTGCAAATTTGTTTCAGAAGGAATTAATTAA
- a CDS encoding GNAT family N-acetyltransferase — protein MVGDARFKGKPDLERKVEIGYGIIDSARNQGYATEAVEALIKWAFASSYVDKVIAECFVTNLPSIKVLEKVGMSRIAVEKNMLKWEISRMSVK, from the coding sequence ATGGTAGGAGATGCTAGATTTAAAGGTAAGCCTGATTTGGAGCGCAAGGTAGAAATTGGTTATGGGATCATAGATTCCGCTCGTAATCAAGGATATGCAACGGAAGCTGTTGAAGCACTGATAAAGTGGGCATTCGCATCTTCGTATGTAGATAAAGTCATTGCAGAATGTTTCGTTACGAACTTACCATCTATTAAAGTACTTGAAAAAGTGGGAATGAGTCGAATAGCGGTAGAAAAGAATATGCTGAAATGGGAGATTAGTAGAATGAGCGTCAAATAG
- a CDS encoding DUF6434 domain-containing protein → MRPSLTKELSVQIFKDFYWLKEELQAFCRENGISASGSKLEISDRVEEFLRTGEIKKPIRTSNKNSKAETKEELSLATVITENHRCGQHVRAFFKTVIPGFHFSTHIQNYLKQNVGKTYRDVVQEWYEEEERKKDPAYKKNIAPQFEYNQFIRDFFADPNNQGKGREDAVEAWNKIKQLPGSNKYQPNQ, encoded by the coding sequence ATGAGACCTAGTCTAACTAAGGAGTTAAGTGTGCAAATTTTTAAAGATTTCTATTGGCTGAAAGAAGAACTACAAGCGTTTTGCAGGGAAAATGGGATCAGTGCTTCTGGTTCAAAATTGGAAATCTCTGACCGAGTTGAAGAGTTTCTTCGTACAGGGGAGATTAAAAAACCAATTAGAACATCTAACAAAAATAGCAAAGCTGAAACGAAAGAAGAATTAAGCTTAGCTACAGTAATCACGGAAAACCATCGCTGCGGTCAGCATGTACGAGCGTTTTTTAAGACAGTAATCCCGGGCTTTCATTTTTCCACTCATATTCAAAACTATTTGAAACAAAATGTTGGTAAAACATATCGTGATGTTGTCCAAGAGTGGTATGAGGAAGAAGAACGGAAGAAAGATCCTGCGTACAAGAAGAACATTGCCCCACAATTTGAATATAATCAATTTATTCGTGATTTTTTTGCAGATCCGAATAACCAGGGCAAAGGTCGTGAAGATGCTGTTGAAGCATGGAATAAAATCAAACAGCTTCCGGGTAGTAATAAGTATCAACCAAATCAATAA
- the tenA gene encoding thiaminase II codes for MQFTDTLREETANSWEQSVNHPFVKGIAKGDLPLDIFKYYILQDIYYLKHYGKVHALAATLAEDFRVTAMLAEKAKGTAQAELTVHQEHAEILHITDNDWENFKPAPTAYAYTSHLYRAAASGSLGQAIAAMLPCYWLYADIGKTYENEKPTEKIYQNWIATYASDWFQESTNEQINLLNQIADESSKKEKEKMKEQFIIAKEYELAFWEMAYTNEEWFSDRQWHSQSMA; via the coding sequence ATGCAATTTACAGACACATTAAGAGAGGAAACTGCTAATAGCTGGGAGCAAAGTGTGAATCATCCATTTGTAAAAGGGATTGCAAAAGGGGATTTACCACTAGATATTTTCAAGTATTATATTCTTCAAGACATTTATTATTTGAAGCACTACGGAAAAGTACATGCTTTAGCTGCAACCTTAGCAGAGGATTTCCGAGTTACGGCGATGCTTGCAGAAAAAGCAAAAGGAACTGCACAAGCGGAGTTGACAGTGCATCAAGAACATGCAGAAATACTTCACATAACAGATAACGACTGGGAGAATTTCAAACCAGCACCGACTGCATATGCTTATACATCACACCTTTATCGTGCGGCAGCTTCTGGTAGTCTAGGGCAAGCCATCGCAGCAATGTTACCTTGTTACTGGCTTTATGCAGATATCGGAAAAACGTATGAAAATGAGAAACCAACTGAAAAAATTTATCAAAACTGGATTGCCACATATGCCAGTGACTGGTTTCAAGAATCGACCAATGAGCAAATTAATCTGCTGAATCAAATTGCTGATGAATCCAGTAAAAAGGAAAAGGAAAAAATGAAAGAACAATTCATTATCGCGAAAGAATATGAGCTTGCCTTCTGGGAAATGGCCTATACAAACGAGGAATGGTTCTCAGACAGACAATGGCATAGTCAATCCATGGCATAA
- a CDS encoding YdeI/OmpD-associated family protein, whose product MSIIDKLNLQKYTNMYIINQPTDYDIFTEQQTTLSKNHDAVFIFVETLNEMVLYIQRFLDDNQLLQEKGYIFFAYPKKGNTRYETFVHRDEIFPAMEVDDDGYIRNSDIKFARMVSMDEVFTVVGLKREKKKATKTTATSQCVADYEKHVGDVELLLTDHPNELKFFKSLTPGYQKDWARFIFSAKQQKTRDKRHRQMLDVLSQGYKSMDLYRQNKK is encoded by the coding sequence GTGTCCATCATAGATAAATTAAACTTGCAAAAATATACAAATATGTATATCATTAACCAACCAACAGATTATGACATTTTTACTGAGCAACAGACCACGCTTTCCAAAAATCATGACGCTGTCTTTATTTTTGTGGAAACGCTTAATGAAATGGTTTTGTATATTCAAAGATTCCTTGATGATAACCAGCTCTTACAGGAAAAGGGCTATATTTTTTTCGCATACCCTAAAAAAGGTAATACCCGTTATGAAACGTTTGTCCATAGAGATGAAATATTTCCTGCAATGGAAGTAGATGACGATGGTTACATACGTAATAGTGATATTAAATTTGCACGTATGGTAAGTATGGATGAAGTATTCACTGTTGTTGGGTTAAAACGTGAAAAAAAGAAAGCAACAAAAACTACTGCTACAAGTCAGTGCGTAGCCGATTATGAGAAGCATGTTGGAGATGTGGAATTATTGCTAACAGATCATCCTAATGAATTAAAATTTTTCAAAAGTTTAACACCTGGATATCAAAAAGATTGGGCACGTTTTATATTTTCTGCCAAACAACAAAAGACGCGCGATAAACGTCATCGACAGATGCTAGACGTTCTATCCCAAGGGTACAAATCTATGGATTTATACAGACAAAATAAGAAATAA
- a CDS encoding LysR family transcriptional regulator: protein MEIRQLMYFIAVAEELNFGKAAAKLGMTQPPLSQQIIKLEDHLGVKLFQRTSRKVTLTEAGQYFYKEVVKINGHLSNAIKETRLVDKGKLGVIKIGFGPDYVTLTKLLKIYEERFPNVEIHLEQMSTKEQIAALEKKGIQIGILPGPIKHKNIESRVVRHYPFNVVLPVNHHLANSSEGIDLFDLREELFIMTPREIGSVYYDKVISILQNAGFSPRIRKKTYELQTVIPLVAANMGVAILPEMLNYFRREDVAFVPINHCTETLNSSIAWNNEDRSPLIQLFMKIAQEI from the coding sequence ATGGAAATAAGACAACTAATGTATTTTATAGCTGTTGCAGAAGAGTTAAATTTTGGGAAAGCTGCTGCAAAGTTAGGGATGACGCAACCACCTTTAAGTCAGCAAATAATAAAGCTAGAAGACCATTTGGGAGTCAAATTATTTCAACGAACAAGTAGAAAAGTAACATTAACAGAGGCTGGACAATATTTTTATAAAGAGGTTGTAAAAATTAATGGGCATTTGAGTAATGCCATTAAAGAAACAAGACTTGTTGACAAAGGAAAGCTAGGGGTTATAAAGATAGGATTTGGACCAGATTATGTAACATTAACAAAGTTGTTAAAGATCTATGAAGAAAGGTTTCCAAATGTAGAGATTCATCTAGAACAAATGTCAACGAAAGAACAAATAGCAGCATTAGAAAAAAAAGGTATACAAATTGGTATTTTACCTGGTCCTATTAAGCATAAAAATATTGAATCGAGGGTGGTTCGACATTATCCATTTAATGTGGTATTACCTGTTAATCACCATCTGGCGAATAGCAGTGAGGGGATTGATTTATTTGATTTAAGGGAAGAATTATTTATTATGACGCCGCGTGAGATAGGGTCTGTATATTACGATAAAGTTATTTCCATTTTACAAAACGCTGGTTTTAGTCCCCGAATACGTAAAAAAACGTATGAGTTACAAACAGTAATTCCATTGGTTGCAGCGAATATGGGGGTAGCTATTTTACCAGAAATGTTGAATTATTTTAGACGAGAAGATGTTGCTTTTGTTCCAATAAATCATTGTACTGAAACACTGAATTCTAGTATTGCTTGGAATAATGAAGATCGATCACCTTTAATCCAATTATTTATGAAAATTGCTCAAGAAATATAA
- a CDS encoding sodium:solute symporter family protein, with translation MELEFNPHLLWYVIGYGIFMIILGVIYSKKVSNSDDFILAGKSLGPIVLMGTLLATWVGSGTVTGGPNSIAYSHGIWPGIGYVTPSLIGIMLLMAISAKIRNYGKYTISQVLNMKYGPVASFISTIVIILAYVGIVSYQFKGVGFILHVSTGISVETGTILGAAIIIFLATIGGLMSVAPTDAFSAFLILIGLIIAVPLVISVSGGWSNIAAEMPSERFNLLGNLTPLQLLGFYVPALFLLLGDQNMYQRISASNSNRTTKIGTIGWIIGMLIATPIVALIAFSAKTIFPGIDPGMALIATTLVIPSFIGGLLIAAVTAFIVTTGNSYLLSAATNITFDIYGAYINKHASDKQKLMFMKMLIPILGVIAFLLTSFFPSVLAIQMYSYTVYGAGITPALLAIFLWPKVTKQAGISSMVLGVISTLIWEFSGNPLGINSSLISIPIAILTLLIVTVFTKQKTITY, from the coding sequence TTGGAACTAGAATTTAATCCCCATTTACTCTGGTATGTAATTGGATATGGAATATTTATGATTATTTTGGGGGTAATTTATTCTAAAAAAGTATCCAATAGTGATGACTTCATTCTTGCTGGAAAGTCATTAGGACCTATTGTCTTAATGGGAACTTTACTTGCTACTTGGGTCGGAAGTGGCACAGTTACTGGTGGACCGAATTCAATTGCATACTCACATGGCATATGGCCAGGCATAGGTTATGTAACCCCTTCTTTGATAGGAATCATGCTATTAATGGCTATATCAGCAAAAATTAGAAACTATGGGAAATATACTATTTCTCAAGTCTTGAATATGAAATACGGTCCAGTTGCTAGTTTCATTTCAACTATCGTCATTATTCTGGCGTATGTAGGGATTGTCTCTTATCAATTTAAGGGTGTTGGATTTATTTTGCATGTTTCTACTGGTATATCTGTGGAAACTGGAACGATCCTCGGTGCTGCCATTATTATATTTCTTGCAACCATAGGAGGACTAATGTCAGTTGCCCCTACAGACGCATTTAGTGCGTTTTTGATACTTATCGGATTAATTATTGCCGTCCCACTGGTTATATCAGTCAGCGGTGGATGGAGTAATATAGCAGCAGAAATGCCTAGTGAGCGTTTTAATTTACTTGGGAACCTTACACCATTACAACTATTAGGATTTTACGTCCCAGCACTTTTTCTATTACTAGGGGATCAAAATATGTACCAAAGGATTTCAGCTTCAAATAGTAACAGAACAACCAAAATTGGAACCATTGGTTGGATTATTGGAATGCTGATTGCAACGCCTATTGTTGCACTTATCGCATTTAGTGCTAAAACTATTTTCCCTGGCATTGACCCAGGTATGGCCTTAATTGCTACTACTCTAGTTATTCCATCATTTATTGGCGGACTATTAATTGCAGCTGTAACAGCATTTATAGTAACAACGGGAAATTCCTATCTTCTTTCTGCTGCAACAAATATTACCTTTGACATTTATGGGGCGTATATTAACAAACATGCAAGCGATAAACAAAAACTAATGTTTATGAAAATGTTAATACCGATTTTAGGAGTAATTGCTTTTTTACTTACTTCCTTTTTTCCTTCTGTGTTAGCAATACAAATGTATTCCTATACAGTTTACGGAGCAGGAATAACCCCAGCATTGTTAGCGATATTTCTATGGCCAAAAGTAACCAAACAAGCTGGAATTAGTTCAATGGTTCTTGGTGTCATATCAACGCTTATCTGGGAATTTTCTGGAAACCCATTGGGAATAAACAGTTCTTTAATTTCCATTCCAATTGCAATTCTTACTTTACTAATAGTGACCGTTTTTACAAAGCAAAAGACAATCACTTATTGA
- a CDS encoding M24 family metallopeptidase yields the protein MYDQRLNSFREDFSNLEVDAAIIFNFENQFYFTGLKAITYSRPIILGIGEEKTHFIIPSLEEQHAKAKTNVDNYYIYHETKMYSKNNENYLDYFSQLLQQFPAHARIGIEFSTLPVILRDMIVNKGFSLVNIDQYITKMRFVKDNQELNSIREAGKLVSLALKESLNHARQGITEIELDQFGNTVLFKEVAKKHPHSTLDYFVMSPSGIARTNMPHVFSNTRLLKKPDIIIHSRQVAINGYRAECERTFFIGEPTTEQKAVFSIAIKAQNEVLNQIKVGMKASEVNEVARVIISEAGLEEYMNHRTGHGIGIGLHEEPSLRFDNELSLKEGMVFCVEPGIYVPEVGGFRHSDTVILTNNGAELITEYPRNIEHLIF from the coding sequence ATGTACGACCAAAGATTAAATAGTTTTAGAGAGGATTTTTCTAATTTAGAAGTTGATGCGGCTATTATCTTTAATTTTGAAAATCAATTTTATTTTACTGGTTTGAAAGCGATCACTTATTCAAGACCGATTATATTAGGAATTGGTGAAGAGAAAACACATTTCATTATACCTTCCTTAGAAGAACAGCATGCCAAGGCAAAAACGAATGTAGATAACTATTACATATATCATGAAACAAAAATGTATTCCAAAAACAACGAAAACTATTTAGACTACTTTTCACAACTTTTGCAGCAATTTCCAGCTCATGCAAGAATAGGGATAGAATTCTCCACATTACCAGTAATTCTTAGGGACATGATAGTAAATAAAGGATTTTCATTAGTAAACATTGATCAATATATTACTAAAATGAGATTTGTTAAGGACAACCAAGAGTTAAATAGCATACGTGAAGCAGGTAAGCTAGTGAGTTTAGCTTTAAAAGAATCATTAAACCATGCACGTCAAGGAATTACAGAAATTGAACTAGACCAATTTGGAAATACGGTACTGTTTAAAGAAGTAGCAAAAAAGCATCCACATTCTACTTTAGACTATTTTGTAATGTCTCCATCTGGTATAGCAAGGACCAATATGCCTCATGTTTTTTCTAACACAAGGCTATTAAAAAAACCCGACATTATTATTCATAGTAGACAAGTAGCTATTAATGGATACAGAGCCGAGTGCGAGCGAACATTTTTTATCGGCGAGCCGACTACTGAGCAAAAAGCTGTATTTTCTATTGCTATAAAAGCCCAAAATGAAGTATTAAACCAAATAAAAGTTGGTATGAAGGCGTCTGAAGTTAATGAAGTTGCTCGTGTTATCATTTCCGAAGCAGGCTTGGAAGAATACATGAACCATCGAACAGGGCATGGCATAGGCATTGGCCTTCACGAAGAACCTTCCCTTCGTTTTGATAATGAACTCTCCTTGAAGGAAGGTATGGTTTTTTGCGTAGAACCAGGCATTTATGTACCTGAGGTTGGGGGATTCCGCCATTCAGATACTGTCATTCTAACAAATAATGGCGCAGAACTTATTACAGAGTACCCTAGAAATATAGAACATCTAATATTTTAG